One genomic window of Dehalobacter sp. includes the following:
- the tsaE gene encoding tRNA (adenosine(37)-N6)-threonylcarbamoyltransferase complex ATPase subunit type 1 TsaE, with protein sequence MERLIESTSSEETFLLGKLLGQSIREGTVICLYGDLGSGKTVLAKGLGEGLGVTDTMTSPTFTLIQEYSTKIDGLKLIHMDLYRLRYPEEAEIIGVADYFRDDCVCLLEWPEIIVDLLPEDRLEIRIQGSGDQTRLIMLNF encoded by the coding sequence ATGGAACGGCTGATTGAATCGACAAGTTCTGAGGAGACTTTTCTTCTCGGAAAACTGCTCGGACAAAGTATCCGGGAAGGCACGGTCATTTGTCTTTATGGAGATCTGGGCTCGGGTAAAACAGTCCTGGCAAAAGGGCTCGGTGAAGGGCTCGGGGTTACGGACACCATGACAAGTCCGACATTTACCTTAATTCAGGAATACAGTACCAAAATTGATGGACTGAAACTGATTCATATGGATTTATACAGGCTCCGCTACCCGGAAGAAGCAGAAATCATTGGTGTTGCCGATTATTTCCGGGATGACTGTGTCTGTCTGCTGGAATGGCCGGAAATCATTGTGGATTTACTGCCGGAAGACAGGCTCGAAATCAGAATTCAGGGAAGCGGTGATCAAACACGTTTAATTATGCTCAATTTTTGA
- a CDS encoding 5-formyltetrahydrofolate cyclo-ligase has product MNEKEKDLFRKKVLQIRRVMTADERRQKNDRIQRNIMSLPAYQNAEIIMMYLNYWDEAETTGVAEETLEARKKLIIPLCQGETIIPCEIRNVKDDVQSGTFGIREPRPDRLHPVPPEEIDLILVPGVVFDRQGERIGFGKGFYDRFLPQLRKDVCIVGLAYDCQLVEKIAAEDHDFKMSLLLTENGVIYVP; this is encoded by the coding sequence GTGAACGAAAAAGAAAAAGATTTATTCCGAAAAAAAGTTCTTCAAATCAGGAGGGTCATGACAGCTGATGAACGTAGGCAAAAAAATGATCGGATTCAGAGGAATATAATGTCTTTGCCAGCTTATCAGAACGCTGAGATAATTATGATGTACTTAAATTATTGGGATGAAGCAGAAACTACCGGGGTTGCCGAAGAAACGCTCGAAGCACGAAAAAAGCTGATCATTCCGTTATGTCAGGGGGAAACTATCATTCCGTGTGAGATCAGAAATGTTAAAGATGATGTGCAGTCAGGGACTTTTGGGATCAGAGAGCCGCGTCCTGATCGCTTGCATCCGGTACCCCCAGAAGAAATTGATCTGATTCTGGTTCCGGGTGTCGTATTCGACAGGCAAGGCGAAAGGATTGGTTTCGGCAAAGGCTTTTATGACCGTTTTCTACCTCAATTAAGGAAAGACGTCTGCATCGTCGGTTTGGCGTACGATTGCCAGCTGGTTGAAAAAATTGCAGCAGAGGATCACGATTTTAAAATGTCTTTACTGCTTACAGAAAATGGTGTAATCTATGTTCCATAA
- a CDS encoding ribbon-helix-helix protein, CopG family — MAETRRIVVCLPESIIEEVDEIVSSEKLNRSDFIKEAVYSVLIERRKAGIREQMRQGYVEMAQINLSMAVDLCQAEEEATMRYEGKLAWSVGYEY; from the coding sequence TTGGCAGAGACTAGGCGTATTGTTGTATGTTTGCCGGAAAGCATTATTGAGGAAGTAGACGAAATCGTATCGTCAGAGAAGTTAAACCGGAGTGATTTTATCAAAGAAGCTGTTTACAGTGTATTGATTGAACGGCGAAAAGCAGGAATACGAGAGCAGATGCGGCAGGGATATGTTGAAATGGCTCAAATCAACCTGTCGATGGCAGTAGATTTATGCCAGGCTGAAGAAGAGGCAACCATGCGTTATGAAGGGAAACTAGCTTGGAGTGTCGGGTATGAGTATTAA
- a CDS encoding glutamine amidotransferase produces the protein MKLTIFHLYPDLLDLYGDRGNVLALAARCRWRGIDVEIRRISLGEEMNFSEADILFLGGGSDREQSLLVQDLSTRSSELKAAIDDGLVMLTICGGYQLLGQYYQTGDGEKISGLGILDFYTIAGNKRLIGNAIVEMSSELLGSMSENISRQSDEVGVHNTMVGFENHSGKTYLGPELNSLGRVLRGYGNNGEDLQEGVRYKNVFGTYLHGPLLPKNPHIADLLLGLATRRKDPAYQLQMLEDSLEKAAHHAVIERFLTAGSITGSK, from the coding sequence ATGAAGCTCACCATTTTTCATCTTTATCCGGATTTGCTTGATTTATACGGCGACAGAGGAAATGTTCTAGCGCTGGCTGCCAGATGCAGGTGGCGCGGCATTGATGTCGAGATACGCAGAATATCTTTGGGGGAAGAAATGAATTTTTCCGAGGCGGATATTCTTTTTCTAGGGGGCGGCTCAGACCGGGAGCAAAGCCTTTTGGTTCAGGATTTAAGCACAAGATCCTCAGAGCTTAAAGCAGCGATCGACGATGGACTTGTCATGTTGACCATTTGCGGCGGTTACCAGCTTTTGGGGCAGTATTATCAGACCGGAGACGGGGAGAAAATTTCGGGACTAGGCATACTGGACTTCTATACTATTGCTGGAAATAAACGACTGATCGGCAATGCCATTGTTGAAATGTCATCTGAGCTTTTGGGTTCCATGTCAGAAAACATTTCCCGGCAGTCCGATGAAGTTGGGGTGCACAATACCATGGTCGGATTTGAGAACCATTCCGGGAAGACCTATCTTGGACCAGAGCTGAATTCCTTGGGAAGAGTGCTGAGGGGTTATGGCAATAACGGAGAGGATTTACAGGAGGGTGTACGGTATAAAAATGTTTTTGGAACTTACCTTCATGGACCGTTGCTGCCTAAAAATCCCCATATTGCCGACCTGCTGCTGGGTCTGGCGACAAGAAGAAAGGATCCGGCTTATCAGCTTCAAATGCTAGAAGACTCTCTGGAAAAAGCAGCACATCATGCGGTTATAGAGCGTTTTCTTACGGCAGGATCCATAACCGGATCTAAATAG
- the rimI gene encoding ribosomal protein S18-alanine N-acetyltransferase, whose protein sequence is MLKRGQAEQNREPEAEAIVRPMQLEDIPSIVAIEEVSFATPWTTESFTSELKNNVLANYFCLELDHKVIGYIGLWIVMGEGHITNVAIWPGCRGKGWGEYLMKNVIYQMIAKGVLRFTLEVRVSNQAARNLYEKLGFKAAGVRKGYYSDNQEDALIMWASL, encoded by the coding sequence ATGTTAAAAAGAGGTCAGGCCGAACAGAATAGGGAACCTGAGGCGGAGGCTATCGTTCGTCCTATGCAGCTTGAGGATATCCCATCCATTGTGGCGATTGAGGAAGTATCGTTTGCCACGCCATGGACAACGGAGTCCTTTACATCAGAACTGAAAAATAATGTTTTAGCCAATTATTTTTGCCTAGAACTGGATCACAAGGTTATTGGCTATATAGGGCTTTGGATCGTCATGGGAGAGGGCCATATTACAAATGTTGCAATCTGGCCGGGATGCCGCGGTAAGGGCTGGGGTGAATACCTGATGAAAAACGTGATTTATCAGATGATTGCCAAAGGCGTGCTGCGGTTTACACTGGAAGTCCGGGTATCTAATCAGGCGGCGCGGAATCTGTATGAGAAATTAGGTTTTAAGGCCGCCGGAGTACGCAAAGGGTACTATTCCGACAACCAGGAGGATGCACTGATTATGTGGGCCAGTCTCTAG
- a CDS encoding amidohydrolase family protein: MSNQQIIIAGGNIKPMTGEPEFTGSILVKDSKIAKIIKHSAAEADEDEESAFREMFGLSTEEPVHIVSARGKWVLPGFIDAHCHVGIGEEIYQHEGDDLNEMTDPLTPELRAIDGIHPEDEGFRDARLGGVTAAFTCPGSANVIGGTGVVVKTAGRVVEEMILRDPAGLKIAFGENPKFVYGEQKKMPMTRMGTAALLRQALVDAQNYREKLEQGQKDLDKLPERDLGLETINLVLDKKIPLRAHAHRTDDIMTAIRIAREFDVDLVLDHCTEGHKIADVLQQYGYPAAVGPSFTNRAKVELKDKTFSTPGVLNKAGLKIAIITDHSVTPIEHLPLCAAMAVRNGLEEEDALKAITIWPAEILGVADRVGSLEVGKDADIVVWEGKPLNFEATPRTVLINGLIVKPE, translated from the coding sequence ATGAGCAATCAACAGATCATTATTGCCGGCGGAAATATCAAGCCGATGACCGGAGAGCCTGAATTTACAGGGAGTATTTTGGTCAAAGACAGTAAAATTGCAAAAATTATAAAGCATTCGGCTGCGGAGGCAGATGAAGACGAAGAAAGTGCGTTCAGAGAAATGTTTGGCCTAAGTACAGAAGAGCCGGTACATATTGTGTCCGCCAGGGGAAAATGGGTTTTGCCTGGTTTCATTGATGCGCACTGCCACGTCGGGATTGGAGAAGAAATCTATCAGCATGAAGGTGACGACCTGAATGAAATGACGGATCCCCTGACCCCAGAACTTCGTGCAATTGACGGAATTCATCCTGAAGATGAAGGCTTCAGGGATGCACGGCTCGGAGGAGTCACCGCTGCTTTTACCTGCCCCGGAAGTGCAAATGTCATTGGGGGTACAGGTGTTGTTGTCAAAACGGCGGGTCGTGTGGTCGAAGAAATGATCCTGAGAGATCCTGCGGGACTCAAAATTGCGTTTGGTGAAAACCCCAAATTTGTATACGGAGAACAGAAAAAAATGCCGATGACGCGGATGGGAACTGCAGCCTTGCTCCGGCAGGCGTTGGTGGATGCTCAAAACTATCGGGAGAAATTGGAACAAGGCCAAAAGGATTTGGACAAACTTCCTGAACGGGACCTGGGGCTTGAAACCATCAATCTTGTACTGGACAAAAAAATACCGCTCAGAGCGCATGCCCACAGGACAGATGATATCATGACTGCTATCCGTATAGCCCGCGAGTTTGACGTGGACCTTGTTCTGGATCACTGTACTGAAGGGCATAAAATTGCCGATGTTCTTCAGCAGTATGGCTATCCAGCGGCTGTCGGTCCTTCTTTCACAAACAGGGCTAAAGTAGAGCTTAAAGATAAAACATTCAGCACGCCGGGAGTATTGAACAAAGCAGGACTTAAAATAGCGATCATCACTGATCATTCCGTCACCCCTATCGAGCATCTGCCGCTGTGTGCAGCGATGGCTGTCCGCAACGGACTTGAGGAAGAAGATGCGCTGAAAGCAATCACGATCTGGCCGGCTGAAATACTCGGAGTAGCTGACAGAGTCGGATCTCTGGAAGTAGGAAAAGATGCTGATATTGTCGTATGGGAGGGCAAGCCGCTCAATTTTGAGGCCACGCCCCGTACAGTATTGATCAATGGTCTGATCGTAAAGCCCGAGTGA
- the nuoE gene encoding NADH-quinone oxidoreductase subunit NuoE has translation MCKCCDSKQEAVFADSNQYRLNEILSAYQGHDGALIPVLQEAQEVYGYLPEAVMRAIAKGLKIPEAKVFGVVTFYAQFRLKPTGRNLIRVCMGTACHVRGAQKVLSEIERELAIVAGETTADQRFTLETVACIGACGLAPVMTINGQVFGNMNSGLVPDILKRFK, from the coding sequence ATGTGTAAGTGTTGTGACTCTAAACAAGAGGCAGTATTTGCCGATTCCAACCAATACAGGCTGAATGAGATCCTCTCTGCTTATCAGGGTCATGATGGTGCTCTTATTCCGGTTCTCCAGGAAGCTCAGGAAGTGTATGGTTATCTTCCTGAGGCCGTCATGCGGGCCATTGCCAAAGGACTGAAGATTCCTGAGGCAAAAGTATTTGGCGTCGTTACTTTCTATGCTCAGTTCAGACTGAAACCAACAGGCCGTAATTTGATCCGGGTTTGTATGGGAACGGCCTGTCACGTCAGGGGCGCTCAGAAAGTACTTTCTGAGATTGAACGTGAACTCGCAATTGTTGCCGGAGAGACTACCGCTGATCAAAGATTCACGTTGGAAACCGTTGCTTGTATTGGAGCCTGTGGCCTGGCTCCTGTCATGACCATCAACGGTCAGGTTTTTGGGAATATGAATTCCGGCCTGGTGCCGGATATTCTGAAAAGATTTAAATAA
- a CDS encoding type II toxin-antitoxin system PemK/MazF family toxin, which translates to MSIKRGEIFYAELNPVVGSEQGGTRPVLVIQNDIGNQYSPTTIIAAITSQISKAKLPTHVEVKAKRSGLERDSVILTEQIRTIDKSRLKEKVAVLDEEVMLRVDEAIEISLGLTEI; encoded by the coding sequence ATGAGTATTAAACGCGGGGAGATTTTTTATGCGGAACTAAACCCCGTTGTAGGTTCTGAACAAGGCGGCACCAGGCCGGTCTTGGTTATTCAGAATGATATTGGAAACCAGTATAGCCCGACAACAATTATCGCAGCGATTACATCCCAGATTTCAAAAGCCAAACTGCCGACCCATGTGGAAGTCAAAGCGAAACGAAGTGGTTTGGAAAGAGATTCTGTTATTTTGACTGAACAAATCAGAACGATCGATAAGAGCCGTTTGAAGGAAAAAGTCGCAGTGCTCGATGAGGAAGTAATGCTCAGGGTTGATGAAGCTATTGAAATAAGCCTTGGGCTGACAGAGATCTGA
- a CDS encoding RNA-binding transcriptional accessory protein encodes MDFISVISRELGLKTWQVGETVKLLDQGNTIPFIARYRKEATGELDETVLRTMADRLEYIRNLELRKEEVIRLINEQGKLDDGLRSKIEAAAKLQEVEDLYRPYKQKKRTRASIAREKGLEPLADWLFNQPAEGSLQEEAAKYLNPDLGVHDAAEALSGAQDIIAENVSDDAETRKLVRTRIYEWAEITAKAKKEERSPYEMYYEYKEPVRKIPPHRVLALNRGEKEEFLSVGLEIEADKILQLLEKKYLQGGPCQELMKEALQDSYKRLIYPSIEREIRAEITSRAGEQAVKVFSANLRQLLLQPPVRDKVIMGLDPGYRTGCKWALIDDTGKLGEVGVIYPNPPQNKKQEAKQLIAKVVEQYGVQIIAIGNGTASRETEELVTEFIRESGLPLEYIIVSEAGASVYSASPLAKEEFPDFDLSLRSAVSIARRLQDPLAELVKIEPKAIGVGQYQHDIQPRVLESSLGGVVESCVNTVGVNLNTASPSILKFVSGLNYTVAKNIVSYREKNGKFRCREELKKVSRLGEQTYIQCAGFIRLPDGNNCLENTPVHPESYDVASAILKKANLTAMNLKTNPEQVRAALGGFSAEELAEELQAGVPTVKDILEALLRPGRDPREDLPRPLLRQDITKLEDLQVGISLEGTVRNIVDFGAFVDIGVKNDGLVHISELSNSYVRHPMEVISVGDIVKVRVLSIDHARGRVSLSMKDI; translated from the coding sequence ATGGACTTTATTAGCGTCATTTCGAGGGAGTTAGGATTGAAAACCTGGCAGGTCGGGGAAACGGTAAAGCTCCTGGACCAGGGGAATACCATTCCGTTTATTGCACGCTACCGCAAAGAAGCAACCGGAGAATTGGATGAAACTGTACTCAGAACCATGGCAGATCGGCTGGAATATATCAGGAACCTGGAGCTCAGAAAAGAGGAAGTCATTCGCTTGATTAACGAACAGGGCAAGCTAGATGACGGTTTGAGATCCAAAATAGAAGCTGCCGCCAAACTGCAGGAAGTCGAAGACTTGTACCGGCCGTACAAGCAGAAAAAAAGAACCAGGGCCTCGATAGCCAGAGAAAAGGGTTTGGAGCCTCTGGCGGATTGGTTATTCAACCAGCCTGCCGAAGGAAGCCTGCAGGAAGAGGCCGCTAAGTATCTTAATCCCGATTTGGGTGTCCATGATGCTGCTGAGGCCTTGAGCGGGGCCCAGGATATAATTGCCGAGAACGTTTCCGATGATGCGGAAACAAGAAAACTAGTCCGGACCAGGATCTATGAATGGGCAGAAATCACAGCCAAGGCAAAAAAAGAAGAGCGTTCGCCGTATGAGATGTACTATGAATATAAGGAACCTGTCCGTAAAATTCCGCCGCACCGGGTTCTGGCTTTGAACAGAGGAGAAAAGGAAGAATTCCTTTCCGTAGGGCTTGAGATTGAAGCGGATAAGATTCTGCAATTACTGGAAAAGAAATACCTGCAGGGGGGCCCCTGCCAGGAGTTGATGAAAGAGGCCTTGCAGGATAGCTATAAGCGGCTGATCTACCCATCAATCGAAAGGGAGATCCGGGCCGAGATTACCAGCAGGGCAGGAGAACAAGCTGTCAAAGTGTTTTCCGCCAACTTGCGGCAGCTTCTGCTGCAGCCGCCGGTAAGAGATAAAGTGATCATGGGGCTCGATCCCGGTTACAGGACAGGCTGTAAGTGGGCGCTGATCGATGATACAGGAAAGCTTGGAGAGGTAGGGGTGATCTATCCAAACCCTCCACAGAATAAAAAGCAAGAAGCCAAACAGCTCATTGCCAAAGTGGTGGAGCAGTATGGCGTCCAGATTATTGCAATCGGCAATGGAACAGCTTCCCGCGAAACGGAGGAGCTTGTCACCGAATTCATCCGGGAAAGCGGGCTTCCGTTGGAATACATTATTGTCAGCGAGGCAGGGGCTTCGGTATATTCGGCTTCGCCACTGGCCAAAGAAGAATTCCCGGATTTTGATCTTTCGCTGAGAAGCGCGGTATCCATCGCCCGCAGATTGCAGGATCCTTTGGCTGAGCTTGTCAAGATTGAACCGAAAGCAATCGGCGTTGGTCAGTATCAGCACGATATCCAGCCTAGGGTTTTGGAAAGCTCGCTGGGCGGTGTCGTCGAATCCTGCGTCAATACAGTCGGAGTCAACTTGAATACAGCTTCTCCGTCTATTCTGAAATTTGTCTCCGGATTGAATTATACAGTCGCCAAAAATATTGTTTCCTACAGGGAGAAGAACGGCAAATTCCGTTGCAGGGAAGAACTGAAGAAGGTATCCCGGCTCGGGGAGCAGACCTATATACAATGTGCCGGTTTTATCCGGTTGCCGGATGGAAATAATTGTCTGGAAAACACACCGGTTCATCCAGAGTCTTATGATGTCGCCTCGGCAATCCTGAAGAAAGCCAATTTAACAGCGATGAACCTCAAAACAAATCCGGAGCAGGTGCGCGCTGCGTTGGGAGGTTTCAGCGCTGAGGAGTTGGCTGAGGAACTTCAGGCAGGCGTACCGACTGTTAAAGATATTCTCGAGGCTTTGCTGAGACCGGGGAGGGATCCGCGTGAAGACCTGCCGCGCCCGCTGCTGCGTCAAGATATCACTAAATTGGAGGATCTGCAGGTAGGAATAAGTCTGGAAGGGACGGTCAGGAACATTGTTGACTTTGGCGCATTCGTCGATATTGGCGTCAAGAATGACGGATTGGTTCATATTTCGGAACTCAGCAACAGTTATGTCAGACATCCGATGGAAGTTATCTCGGTCGGCGATATCGTGAAGGTCAGAGTCCTCAGTATTGATCACGCCAGAGGTCGAGTCAGCCTCTCGATGAAGGATATTTAA
- the tsaB gene encoding tRNA (adenosine(37)-N6)-threonylcarbamoyltransferase complex dimerization subunit type 1 TsaB translates to MKYLTIDTTTKMTALALGQDGRLVGEGFLNTGKTHSERLIPMLDQLLNAADWKPVDLDFIGAVRGPGSFTGIRIGIATAQGLAQVLNIPLVGITSLDTLAWAGKGRPEETVVILDARKNEWYYARYIWREGRECLDGPKAVTPEALTAKLKELQKPCFFVGDAVTGARKFLEEQLGSQAVLLSEYQYLPRGAYAACEVWEQWKARCFDGNFQALEPIYIRLSEAETNYLKKQGTMQ, encoded by the coding sequence ATGAAATATCTGACAATCGATACAACGACAAAGATGACTGCGCTGGCCCTGGGTCAGGATGGCAGGCTGGTCGGAGAGGGATTTCTGAACACTGGAAAAACCCATTCTGAAAGACTGATCCCGATGCTGGATCAGCTGCTGAATGCTGCCGACTGGAAACCCGTGGATCTTGATTTTATCGGCGCAGTCCGGGGTCCGGGGTCGTTTACCGGCATCAGGATCGGAATTGCCACAGCCCAGGGACTTGCACAGGTCCTCAATATCCCTTTGGTCGGAATTACTTCGCTGGATACGCTAGCCTGGGCCGGAAAGGGCAGGCCGGAAGAAACCGTTGTGATCCTTGACGCCCGTAAAAATGAATGGTATTATGCCCGCTATATTTGGCGGGAAGGCAGAGAGTGCCTGGACGGGCCGAAGGCTGTTACGCCGGAGGCGCTCACAGCGAAGTTGAAGGAACTTCAAAAACCTTGTTTTTTTGTTGGGGATGCGGTTACCGGAGCCAGAAAATTTCTGGAGGAACAACTCGGCAGCCAGGCCGTTCTGCTGTCCGAATACCAGTACCTGCCCAGAGGAGCCTATGCAGCATGTGAGGTTTGGGAACAGTGGAAGGCAAGATGCTTTGACGGGAATTTTCAGGCCCTGGAACCCATTTATATTCGTCTCTCAGAAGCTGAAACCAATTATCTTAAGAAACAAGGTACAATGCAGTAG
- the tsaD gene encoding tRNA (adenosine(37)-N6)-threonylcarbamoyltransferase complex transferase subunit TsaD, whose translation MDNNKNVIILGIETSCDETSAAVLANGTDLKSHIISSQIGTHQKYGGVVPEIASREHCLHISQVVAEALGQAGMGFKDLSAVAVTYGPGLVGSLLVGVSAAKAMAYAADIPLIGVNHLEGHVYANFLEHPGLRFPLLALLASGGHTNLIIFRGHLDYEVIGRTRDDAAGEAFDKVARALGFGYPGGPNIQKAAFQGNAAAFDFPKAMLETGSFDFSFSGLKSSVLNTLNRARMKGEVLNTADLAASFQAAVVEVLVQKTLRALEKYPVKTLALAGGVAANSNLRQALQQELDHRGISFVYPSPVYCTDNGAMIALAGYYRFMNDDYASWKLNAVPGLNL comes from the coding sequence GTGGACAATAACAAGAATGTAATAATTTTAGGTATTGAAACGAGTTGTGATGAGACGTCGGCGGCAGTCCTAGCCAACGGTACGGATTTAAAAAGTCACATCATCTCATCTCAGATTGGTACCCATCAAAAGTATGGCGGCGTTGTCCCGGAAATAGCATCACGGGAACACTGTCTGCATATCAGCCAGGTAGTTGCAGAGGCCCTCGGACAAGCAGGTATGGGATTTAAAGATCTTTCTGCGGTTGCAGTGACGTACGGCCCGGGGCTGGTAGGGTCTCTCCTGGTGGGAGTATCTGCTGCCAAAGCCATGGCCTATGCAGCAGACATTCCTTTAATCGGCGTCAACCATCTGGAGGGGCATGTTTATGCCAATTTCTTGGAGCATCCGGGCTTGCGTTTCCCGCTGCTGGCGCTTTTGGCATCCGGCGGACATACCAATCTGATTATTTTTAGGGGGCATCTAGACTATGAAGTGATCGGCAGAACCAGGGATGATGCTGCCGGGGAAGCCTTTGACAAAGTAGCCCGGGCGCTCGGATTTGGATATCCGGGCGGTCCGAATATCCAGAAAGCTGCTTTCCAAGGAAACGCAGCAGCTTTTGATTTTCCCAAAGCGATGCTGGAGACCGGGAGCTTTGATTTTAGTTTCAGCGGGTTAAAGTCCTCGGTTCTTAATACCTTAAACAGGGCCCGGATGAAGGGCGAAGTTTTGAATACTGCCGACCTGGCAGCTTCTTTCCAGGCTGCCGTTGTGGAGGTGCTTGTGCAGAAAACCCTCCGGGCCTTGGAAAAATATCCGGTTAAGACCTTGGCCCTGGCCGGCGGGGTTGCAGCAAACAGCAATTTGCGGCAAGCGCTGCAGCAGGAACTGGATCACCGCGGGATCTCTTTTGTTTATCCTTCGCCGGTATACTGTACCGACAATGGTGCGATGATTGCACTAGCCGGTTATTATCGCTTTATGAATGATGATTATGCTTCATGGAAGTTAAATGCAGTTCCTGGCTTAAATCTGTAA
- a CDS encoding MurT ligase domain-containing protein yields the protein MKIRFYLALWTGKIVLILMRLLGKKGTTFPGFIALKICPNIIGLLASSFAEGAVIITGTNGKTTTNNLLASILKTAGKKIAFNREGANMLTGITGVLLQNTTFAGMPQASVLLLEVDEATLPGLCRQLTPRLAVITNFFRDQLDRYGELDTTIKLVKESLPAATELVLNADDPLVAQIGTGRKGVFYFGVSTLPTSSADSTETREGRYCSHCGQELSYTLFHYGQLGYYRCPGCGFSRPDPYIETKEVKVESREISFRIDDDHDDRVYQVPLQGYYNLYNALAAFCAADRLQISREDIGAGLNRYVSDAGRMEQFSLPGCEATLTLVKNPTGFNQVIHTIAELPRSVRLLIAINDLAADGRDISWLWDVDFEILALRQDDVKQIICSGLRAEDMALRLKYAGIKEDRITMEHSLEKAVEMLEQPSANTVSAVEAAASIAEGEAVFILPTYTALFPMRDILVRRKTGEKQRKAVNI from the coding sequence ATGAAAATCCGTTTCTACCTGGCGCTTTGGACAGGAAAAATCGTATTGATATTGATGCGGCTTTTGGGGAAGAAAGGCACAACCTTCCCTGGATTTATTGCGCTTAAGATTTGCCCCAATATTATTGGCCTTTTGGCTTCCAGTTTTGCGGAAGGCGCGGTGATTATTACGGGGACCAACGGCAAAACGACAACGAACAACCTACTCGCTTCCATCCTGAAGACAGCCGGAAAAAAGATTGCTTTTAACCGGGAAGGGGCCAATATGCTTACGGGGATTACAGGAGTATTACTGCAGAATACTACATTTGCCGGCATGCCGCAAGCTTCTGTCCTGCTGCTCGAAGTGGATGAGGCTACACTGCCGGGGCTATGCAGGCAGCTGACTCCACGACTTGCTGTGATTACGAATTTCTTTCGGGATCAGTTGGATAGGTATGGCGAATTGGATACGACGATCAAGCTGGTAAAAGAGTCGCTGCCTGCCGCAACAGAACTGGTGCTGAATGCGGATGATCCGCTAGTTGCTCAGATCGGAACCGGCCGGAAAGGTGTATTTTACTTTGGGGTAAGCACACTGCCCACAAGCTCTGCCGACAGCACGGAAACGCGGGAAGGACGATACTGTTCGCACTGTGGTCAGGAATTGTCTTACACGCTGTTTCATTACGGTCAGTTAGGGTACTATAGGTGTCCTGGCTGCGGTTTCAGCCGGCCTGATCCTTATATTGAAACGAAAGAAGTCAAAGTGGAAAGCAGGGAGATCTCGTTCAGGATAGATGATGACCATGACGACCGCGTCTATCAGGTACCTTTGCAAGGGTATTATAATCTGTATAACGCACTGGCAGCTTTCTGTGCTGCGGACCGTCTGCAGATATCCAGAGAGGATATTGGTGCCGGACTGAACCGGTATGTTTCCGATGCCGGGCGAATGGAACAGTTTTCGCTTCCCGGATGTGAGGCAACGTTGACCCTGGTGAAAAATCCAACAGGTTTTAATCAGGTCATCCATACCATTGCAGAACTGCCTCGGTCTGTCCGCTTGCTGATTGCGATTAACGATCTGGCGGCCGATGGCCGGGATATATCTTGGTTATGGGATGTCGACTTTGAAATTTTGGCTTTGCGTCAGGATGACGTGAAACAAATCATATGCTCCGGTTTAAGAGCTGAGGACATGGCTTTGCGACTGAAGTATGCCGGAATTAAGGAAGACAGAATTACAATGGAACATTCTCTGGAAAAAGCGGTGGAGATGCTGGAACAGCCAAGCGCCAACACGGTGTCAGCGGTTGAGGCGGCTGCAAGCATAGCAGAGGGAGAAGCCGTATTTATTCTGCCAACCTACACTGCCCTTTTCCCGATGCGGGATATTCTGGTGAGAAGAAAAACCGGAGAAAAACAGCGTAAGGCGGTAAATATATGA